The Candidatus Neomarinimicrobiota bacterium genome has a window encoding:
- the atpB gene encoding F0F1 ATP synthase subunit A yields the protein MKIAEADHGEAHGDILTEIGGIILHHVSDSEPLITLPTFFGIDFSITKHVVMLWVTAVVVFSISYFATKRYRQEEYPVPTGFTNAFESVVDFIRNQVVRPNVGAEFARVWAPLILTFFFFILTANSLGLIPIFDIMPGGSTATGNFNVTAGLATVTFFGIIAAGSLKHGFLGHWKNLAPPGQPFLIYFILVPIEIIAMFVKPFALTMRLAANMTGGHIAILSIMSFIFVFGEMFSPSAGIAVGVFVSVPLNVAISGLEIIVILIQAYVFTLLSAIFIGMAIHPHH from the coding sequence ATGAAAATTGCAGAAGCAGATCACGGTGAAGCTCACGGCGATATTCTGACGGAAATCGGCGGCATAATACTGCACCATGTGTCGGATAGTGAACCCCTGATTACCCTTCCGACATTTTTTGGTATTGATTTTTCAATCACCAAGCATGTGGTGATGTTGTGGGTGACAGCGGTTGTTGTATTCTCGATTTCGTATTTTGCTACAAAACGCTATCGGCAGGAGGAGTATCCTGTCCCCACCGGGTTTACCAACGCTTTCGAAAGTGTTGTAGATTTCATTCGCAACCAAGTGGTGCGGCCTAATGTCGGCGCTGAATTTGCCCGTGTCTGGGCGCCCCTTATTCTCACTTTTTTCTTCTTTATCTTAACGGCAAACAGTCTAGGTCTGATCCCGATTTTTGACATCATGCCGGGTGGATCCACGGCAACTGGCAACTTTAATGTCACCGCCGGTCTGGCGACTGTCACCTTCTTCGGCATCATAGCCGCCGGAAGCTTGAAGCACGGATTTCTGGGGCACTGGAAAAATCTTGCACCACCGGGGCAACCTTTTCTCATCTACTTTATTCTTGTCCCAATTGAGATTATCGCTATGTTTGTGAAACCTTTTGCATTAACGATGCGACTGGCAGCGAACATGACCGGAGGCCACATCGCAATTCTATCCATCATGTCATTCATATTCGTCTTCGGTGAAATGTTCAGTCCATCCGCCGGGATTGCGGTTGGCGTCTTTGTCTCTGTACCGTTGAATGTGGCGATCTCGGGTCTGGAAATTATAGTGATTCTTATTCAGGCATATGTTTTCACGCTTCTGTCAGCAATCTTTATCGGGATGGCGATCCATCCCCATCACTAA
- a CDS encoding ATP synthase F0 subunit C, giving the protein MAAEGGGSTLHYFGAAIGLGLIVSGAGYGISRFTAAAAESIARQPEAAAQITAAVNLPLFLLEGVAILGEVFCLLIVLMK; this is encoded by the coding sequence ATGGCTGCTGAAGGTGGCGGATCAACGCTTCACTATTTCGGCGCGGCTATCGGTCTGGGATTAATTGTTTCCGGAGCCGGGTACGGCATCAGCAGATTCACAGCCGCCGCCGCTGAGTCTATTGCTCGTCAGCCAGAAGCGGCAGCGCAAATCACAGCCGCCGTGAACCTGCCCCTCTTCTTGCTCGAAGGGGTAGCTATTCTCGGTGAAGTGTTCTGCCTGCTTATTGTCTTAATGAAATAG
- the atpF gene encoding F0F1 ATP synthase subunit B, giving the protein MENPLVRIEPGLFIWTIVTFLALLGVLARFVWRPLMDALERRENKIRESLENAEKAKIELERLQHESEEIVAGARGEAQTIVAEGKAAAKKMKDDILQAARDKATGIIDQAGKQIEVEKDKALVEIKAEVVDLSIQVAEKLIRRNLSKEDNLAIINESLKKVGSMDEV; this is encoded by the coding sequence ATGGAAAATCCATTAGTTCGAATTGAGCCGGGTCTGTTCATCTGGACAATTGTCACATTCCTCGCTCTTCTGGGAGTACTGGCTAGGTTCGTCTGGCGCCCTCTGATGGATGCTCTTGAACGCCGTGAAAACAAGATCAGGGAGTCTCTTGAAAATGCTGAAAAGGCGAAGATAGAGCTAGAACGACTTCAGCATGAATCGGAGGAAATTGTTGCCGGGGCGAGGGGAGAGGCTCAGACTATTGTAGCTGAAGGGAAAGCCGCAGCTAAAAAAATGAAAGATGATATCCTTCAGGCTGCCAGAGATAAGGCTACTGGGATCATTGATCAGGCTGGAAAGCAGATTGAAGTGGAGAAGGATAAAGCGCTGGTGGAGATCAAAGCTGAAGTTGTGGATCTTTCCATCCAGGTGGCCGAAAAACTGATCCGAAGGAACCTCTCCAAGGAGGACAATCTCGCCATCATCAATGAATCGCTGAAAAAGGTTGGGTCCATGGATGAAGTCTGA
- the atpH gene encoding ATP synthase F1 subunit delta: MKSERKAKKYAVALMSVARGMDAIDAVHNSMQTVSHLLRKDPTFRSFFQTRRIPAQEKSAILERVVAEAVHPIVSEFFGVLAAAREQHLFHQAAHSFDLLRQQELNLVLITATFPEEPLNEENERVVGALSKITKRCVEFVSTMDPEMIGGIRLRMGNDFLDGSIKGNLEKLKRQLI, encoded by the coding sequence ATGAAGTCTGAGCGGAAGGCGAAAAAATACGCTGTGGCTCTGATGTCCGTCGCTAGGGGAATGGATGCCATTGATGCTGTCCACAACTCTATGCAGACGGTCAGCCATCTCCTCCGCAAGGATCCGACTTTTCGTTCTTTCTTTCAGACAAGACGTATCCCGGCTCAAGAGAAGTCCGCAATTCTTGAGAGAGTCGTGGCAGAAGCCGTTCATCCTATTGTCTCTGAGTTTTTTGGTGTTCTGGCAGCCGCGAGGGAGCAGCATCTGTTTCATCAGGCTGCTCACTCGTTCGATCTGCTGCGACAACAAGAGCTGAATCTTGTATTAATTACTGCAACTTTTCCGGAAGAACCGTTAAACGAGGAGAATGAACGGGTGGTAGGGGCCTTGAGTAAGATCACAAAGAGGTGCGTCGAGTTTGTTTCGACGATGGATCCTGAAATGATCGGCGGTATTAGGCTGCGGATGGGGAACGATTTTCTGGACGGATCGATCAAAGGTAATCTTGAGAAATTGAAGAGACAGTTAATCTGA
- the atpA gene encoding F0F1 ATP synthase subunit alpha: MDMKTEEIRELLRAEIDKFDVSIDVSEVGEVLEVGDGVARVSGLENVMSSELVEFKNNVFGIALNLEEDNVGLVLFGESHLVKEGDMAKRTGNVVDVPVGEAMLGRVVNPLGHPIDGKGTIDTDETLPIERKALGVLARQPVKEPLQTGLKAIDSMIPIGRGQRELIVGDRQTGKTAIAIDAIINQKFTQDTDYPVYCVYVAIGQKASTVARVVAQLEAYGAMDYTIVVTANASDPAPMQYIAPYSGCTMGEYFRDNGGHALVIYDDLSKHAAAYRQMSLLLRRPPGREAFPGDVFYLHSRLLERASKLNDELGGGSLTALPIIETQEGDVAAYIPTNVISITDGQIYLETNLFNSGVRPAIDVGLSVSRVGGNAQITAMKKVAGMLRLDLAQYRELEAFAKFGSDLDKATQDQLTRGGRMVEILKQNQYVPLDVEKQVAMIWAGNSGYLDDVPMERVKEFEEGFYSFMEANYASVMSDIRESGRIDTEGEESLKKAVNEFKNGFMTTA, from the coding sequence ATGGATATGAAGACTGAAGAGATTCGAGAATTACTGCGAGCTGAGATCGACAAGTTCGACGTCTCCATTGACGTTTCAGAAGTTGGGGAAGTGTTGGAGGTGGGAGACGGCGTGGCGCGGGTGAGCGGTCTCGAAAATGTGATGAGTTCGGAGTTGGTGGAGTTTAAGAACAACGTCTTCGGTATAGCGCTGAACTTAGAAGAAGACAATGTCGGTTTGGTGTTGTTCGGTGAGAGTCATCTCGTAAAAGAAGGCGATATGGCTAAGCGGACCGGTAATGTAGTGGATGTGCCTGTGGGTGAAGCCATGCTGGGCAGGGTGGTAAACCCTCTGGGTCATCCCATTGATGGCAAAGGAACTATCGATACGGACGAAACGTTACCCATCGAGCGCAAAGCGCTTGGTGTGCTGGCTCGGCAGCCGGTGAAGGAACCGTTACAGACCGGTTTGAAGGCCATCGACAGTATGATCCCCATCGGCAGGGGGCAGCGGGAACTCATCGTCGGTGATAGACAGACGGGAAAAACCGCCATCGCTATCGATGCAATCATAAATCAAAAATTCACGCAAGATACTGATTATCCGGTCTATTGCGTCTATGTTGCTATCGGCCAGAAAGCTTCTACGGTGGCCCGCGTTGTAGCTCAATTGGAAGCCTACGGCGCCATGGATTATACAATTGTGGTGACCGCCAACGCGTCCGATCCCGCTCCGATGCAGTACATCGCCCCATATTCAGGGTGTACCATGGGCGAGTACTTCAGGGATAACGGCGGACACGCTCTGGTAATCTATGATGATCTCTCAAAACACGCGGCCGCCTACCGGCAGATGTCGCTACTGCTGAGACGTCCCCCTGGACGGGAAGCTTTCCCCGGAGATGTGTTCTATCTCCACAGCCGTCTGTTGGAACGTGCCAGCAAGCTTAACGACGAACTCGGCGGCGGATCTCTCACTGCTCTCCCCATCATTGAGACTCAAGAGGGTGACGTGGCGGCCTATATTCCCACTAACGTAATTTCCATCACTGACGGGCAGATTTACCTGGAAACAAATCTTTTTAATTCCGGCGTTCGGCCGGCCATCGATGTGGGGCTTTCAGTATCGCGCGTTGGCGGCAACGCTCAGATCACGGCGATGAAAAAGGTAGCCGGTATGCTTCGCCTCGATTTGGCCCAGTACCGGGAACTGGAGGCGTTTGCCAAATTCGGCTCCGATCTGGACAAAGCGACGCAGGATCAATTGACGCGGGGCGGTCGCATGGTAGAAATCCTTAAACAGAACCAGTATGTGCCGTTGGATGTGGAAAAGCAGGTTGCTATGATCTGGGCTGGAAACAGCGGCTATCTGGACGATGTTCCCATGGAAAGGGTCAAGGAATTTGAAGAAGGTTTCTATTCCTTCATGGAGGCAAACTACGCTTCGGTCATGAGCGATATCAGAGAAAGCGGCCGGATCGATACGGAGGGTGAAGAGTCGCTCAAGAAAGCTGTCAATGAATTTAAGAATGGGTTTATGACCACTGCGTGA
- the atpG gene encoding ATP synthase F1 subunit gamma, translating to MANLKDIRERIRSVKSIQQVTKAMKMVAAAKMRRAQERMEQARPYADRLSGVIESLLPEVDRQLLPLLEVREVKRMAVVVVTSDRGLAGSFNSNIIRRAEEVISAFGKQNVDLFCIGRKGHDYFRKRDYDITEEHTDFWNDLSFGHAIRFGEGIVNHFTGGSVDKVTVVFNWFKNIATQELRAEDLLPLVYDEGETKPVDRLYEPSKSEIVQSLVPRHVTIQVWRYLLESFASEQAARMVAMENATENAGELIKDLTLEFNKARQASITKEMLEIVSGAEALSMQG from the coding sequence ATGGCAAATCTGAAAGATATTCGGGAGCGTATCCGATCGGTTAAAAGTATCCAGCAGGTGACCAAAGCAATGAAAATGGTGGCCGCCGCCAAGATGCGTAGGGCCCAGGAGAGGATGGAGCAGGCTCGGCCGTATGCCGATCGTCTTTCCGGGGTCATTGAGTCACTGCTGCCAGAGGTGGACAGGCAGCTGTTGCCGCTGCTGGAAGTGCGAGAAGTGAAGCGGATGGCTGTGGTGGTGGTGACTTCGGACCGTGGTCTGGCCGGTTCATTTAATTCCAACATCATCCGTCGCGCTGAAGAGGTGATTAGCGCATTCGGAAAGCAAAATGTCGACCTTTTTTGCATCGGACGGAAGGGGCATGATTACTTTAGAAAGCGGGATTACGACATCACGGAGGAACATACCGATTTTTGGAACGATCTCTCTTTCGGACACGCGATCCGCTTTGGGGAAGGAATCGTGAACCATTTCACGGGCGGCTCGGTGGACAAGGTGACGGTTGTTTTTAACTGGTTCAAAAATATAGCCACTCAGGAATTACGGGCCGAAGATCTTCTACCCCTCGTCTATGATGAAGGGGAGACCAAACCTGTTGATCGGCTCTATGAACCGTCCAAGTCAGAGATTGTGCAGTCACTCGTTCCCCGTCATGTGACTATCCAGGTGTGGAGGTATCTGCTGGAATCATTTGCCAGTGAACAGGCGGCCAGGATGGTTGCTATGGAAAACGCCACGGAGAATGCGGGTGAACTGATCAAAGATTTAACATTGGAGTTTAATAAGGCGCGCCAGGCATCTATTACCAAGGAGATGCTCGAAATTGTGAGCGGTGCCGAAGCGCTGTCAATGCAAGGATAG
- the atpD gene encoding F0F1 ATP synthase subunit beta has protein sequence MMEKQGKVSQIMGAVVDVVFDDGHLPEINNALEIERKGSGKLVLEVAHHLGDSTVRTVAMDSTDGLVRGHKVLDTGEPISVPVGPETLGRLFDVLGNPIDGMASVETSKKYPIHRPSPPHVDLSTETEMLETGIKVVDLLEPYSKGGKTGLFGGAGVGKTVIVMELIHNIATHHGGYSVFSGVGERTREGNDLYREMKESGVIDKTVMVFGQMNEPPGARLRVGLSGLSMAEYFRDEEGKDVLLFIDNIFRFTQAGSEVSALLGRMPSAVGYQPTLATEMGELQERITSTKKGSVTSVQAIYVPADDLTDPAPATSFAHLDATTVLERRIAELGIYPAVDPLASTSRIMDPQVIGERHYRVAREVQGILQKYKDLQDIIAILGLDELSDEDKVTVARARRIERFLSQPFFVAEQFTGTPGKYVSLEDTIDAFERLISGEFDDLPERAFLYVGTIDEAMEKAKEIEG, from the coding sequence ATTATGGAGAAGCAAGGGAAAGTATCGCAGATTATGGGTGCTGTAGTGGACGTTGTTTTTGATGATGGACACCTGCCTGAAATCAATAATGCACTGGAGATTGAGAGAAAGGGTTCCGGGAAGCTCGTTTTGGAGGTGGCCCATCATCTGGGTGACTCCACCGTCCGTACAGTAGCGATGGATTCCACTGACGGTCTGGTTCGAGGTCACAAAGTACTCGACACCGGCGAACCTATATCGGTCCCTGTCGGGCCGGAGACCCTGGGCAGACTTTTTGATGTACTGGGAAATCCCATCGACGGTATGGCGTCGGTGGAGACGAGTAAGAAGTATCCCATCCATCGGCCGAGCCCACCGCATGTAGATCTCAGCACTGAAACAGAGATGCTGGAAACTGGCATCAAGGTAGTCGATCTTCTTGAGCCGTACTCAAAAGGGGGCAAGACAGGACTTTTCGGCGGTGCCGGCGTAGGAAAGACGGTCATCGTCATGGAACTGATCCACAATATAGCTACACATCATGGAGGCTATTCTGTTTTTTCGGGAGTCGGTGAGAGGACACGTGAAGGGAACGACCTTTATCGCGAGATGAAGGAATCGGGCGTCATCGATAAGACGGTAATGGTGTTTGGCCAGATGAACGAGCCGCCCGGCGCCCGCCTGCGCGTGGGACTGTCAGGGCTGTCTATGGCGGAATACTTTCGCGACGAAGAAGGCAAAGATGTACTTTTGTTTATCGATAATATATTCCGCTTTACTCAGGCAGGTTCGGAAGTGTCAGCACTCCTGGGCCGCATGCCGTCAGCGGTAGGCTATCAGCCGACGCTGGCTACGGAGATGGGTGAACTGCAGGAACGGATTACATCTACAAAGAAAGGATCGGTCACGTCCGTCCAGGCGATCTACGTTCCGGCGGACGATCTGACGGATCCGGCACCGGCCACGAGCTTTGCTCACCTTGATGCCACTACTGTGCTGGAGCGGAGGATTGCTGAGTTAGGCATCTATCCGGCAGTGGATCCGCTCGCATCAACATCACGTATCATGGATCCGCAGGTTATTGGAGAACGCCACTACCGCGTCGCCAGAGAGGTTCAGGGGATCTTACAGAAGTACAAGGATCTACAGGATATTATCGCTATCCTAGGACTGGACGAACTTTCTGATGAGGACAAAGTGACGGTGGCTCGCGCCCGCCGCATCGAAAGATTCCTGTCGCAGCCGTTTTTCGTGGCTGAACAGTTCACCGGAACGCCAGGCAAGTATGTTTCTCTGGAAGACACCATCGACGCCTTTGAGAGACTCATCAGCGGTGAATTTGATGATCTTCCGGAAAGGGCATTTCTGTATGTGGGCACGATAGATGAGGCGATGGAAAAAGCGAAAGAGATAGAAGGATAG
- the atpC gene encoding ATP synthase F1 subunit epsilon: MSTFPLEIVTPTKILDEGDISYLRCPAPDGLFGIMSNHRPALITIVVGEIKITKNGKESYLATSGGYADIRKEKVQLLLETVERSQEIDTGRAETAFQRAKQRLSSEGSDADHVSARGSVVKTLTRLQVARRK; the protein is encoded by the coding sequence ATGAGCACTTTCCCACTCGAGATCGTAACACCGACAAAAATCCTGGATGAAGGAGATATATCTTATCTACGCTGTCCCGCTCCAGACGGTCTTTTCGGTATTATGTCGAATCATAGGCCGGCTTTGATTACGATAGTTGTTGGTGAGATAAAAATCACGAAGAACGGCAAGGAAAGCTACCTCGCTACAAGTGGTGGCTATGCTGACATTCGAAAAGAAAAGGTTCAGCTCCTGCTGGAAACTGTGGAGCGGTCACAGGAGATTGATACGGGTCGGGCTGAGACGGCTTTCCAGCGGGCAAAGCAGCGGCTATCTTCAGAAGGTAGCGACGCAGATCATGTAAGCGCTCGTGGATCAGTCGTCAAAACTTTAACACGATTGCAAGTGGCAAGGCGGAAATAG
- the aspS gene encoding aspartate--tRNA ligase gives MFERTHTCGELKSSDVGAAVVLNGWVSTTRDHGGVIFVDIRDRYGTTQVTFNEETHPDSFAVARKLSMEDVISVKGTVRARVKGAVNRDLTTGEIEVESEHIELLNEAAPLPFLVSDRDSATEEVRLKYRYLELRTDELQRTMQIRHEASQVVRNHLSGNGFMEIETPFLMKSTPEGARDFLVPSRLHSGKFYALPQSPQQYKQILMIAGFDRYFQIVKCFRDEDFRADRQPEFTQIDIEMSFVDEEDIRQVVEGLVTVVFKEIIDVQLDAPFPVLSYRDAVETYGSDRPDLRFDLPLVDFSELACQSDFNALKSAPCVKAIVIPDADSYSRKVIDGFSQFVMDYSSQEKKTPLAGVTWMRCKEGDLTGGIAKFFAEALRQDVIKSLSLEEGDLVLSVGGERETVLSTMGALRLEIARRHDLMDAGVFRPVWVREYPLFERDDNGGWTFLHHPFTSPRPDDLDKLDSDPGAACSRAYDLVINGWEIAGGSIRNHDPQVQMKIFELLGIPEKEAKERFGFLLEALSYGAPPHGGIAFGYDRLVMILAGATQIRDVIAFPKTTSALNLMDGSPSEVPQEQLKELGIKIRKKKADL, from the coding sequence ATGTTTGAACGAACACATACATGCGGTGAACTGAAGAGTTCCGATGTCGGGGCCGCTGTGGTCTTGAACGGGTGGGTTTCCACAACGCGAGACCATGGGGGAGTAATCTTCGTAGATATACGCGATCGCTACGGGACGACCCAGGTTACCTTCAACGAAGAAACCCATCCCGACAGCTTTGCCGTGGCCAGGAAGCTGTCGATGGAAGACGTCATTTCTGTTAAGGGGACAGTCAGGGCGCGGGTAAAAGGTGCGGTGAATCGCGATCTGACAACGGGGGAGATTGAGGTCGAATCGGAGCATATAGAACTCCTGAACGAGGCGGCACCTTTACCCTTCCTGGTGAGTGACCGCGACAGCGCAACGGAAGAAGTTCGACTGAAGTACCGCTACCTGGAACTGCGGACGGATGAACTTCAGCGCACAATGCAGATCCGGCATGAGGCGTCCCAGGTTGTGCGTAACCATCTCAGTGGCAACGGCTTCATGGAGATTGAAACGCCGTTCCTGATGAAATCGACCCCGGAAGGGGCAAGGGACTTCCTTGTCCCCAGTCGCCTCCATAGCGGCAAATTCTACGCCCTTCCTCAGTCGCCACAGCAGTATAAGCAGATTCTGATGATTGCTGGCTTCGACCGCTATTTCCAGATCGTAAAGTGTTTCCGGGATGAAGATTTCCGCGCTGATCGGCAGCCGGAATTCACACAGATCGATATCGAAATGTCGTTTGTGGATGAGGAGGATATCCGTCAGGTGGTGGAAGGTCTGGTAACAGTCGTATTCAAAGAAATAATTGATGTGCAGCTGGACGCACCCTTTCCTGTATTGTCGTATCGTGATGCTGTGGAGACCTATGGCAGTGACAGACCGGATCTGCGTTTCGATCTGCCGCTCGTCGATTTTTCTGAGCTGGCGTGTCAGTCGGACTTTAACGCGCTGAAATCTGCTCCATGCGTGAAGGCTATTGTGATACCTGATGCCGACAGCTACTCCAGAAAGGTGATTGATGGTTTCTCCCAGTTCGTAATGGATTACTCCTCTCAGGAGAAGAAGACGCCACTGGCCGGAGTTACGTGGATGCGGTGCAAGGAAGGAGATCTGACAGGAGGGATTGCGAAGTTTTTTGCTGAAGCACTGCGTCAGGATGTTATCAAATCACTCTCTTTGGAAGAGGGTGACCTCGTGCTGTCTGTGGGCGGGGAACGGGAGACGGTTCTATCCACCATGGGAGCCCTACGACTCGAGATCGCCAGGCGCCATGACTTGATGGATGCCGGCGTCTTCCGGCCGGTGTGGGTGCGCGAATATCCTCTGTTTGAACGGGATGATAACGGTGGCTGGACGTTTCTCCACCACCCGTTCACTTCGCCGCGACCGGATGATCTGGACAAGCTCGATTCCGATCCCGGGGCGGCGTGCTCCCGGGCCTATGATCTTGTCATCAACGGCTGGGAAATTGCCGGTGGCTCTATCAGGAACCACGATCCGCAAGTCCAGATGAAGATCTTTGAGCTGCTCGGCATTCCAGAAAAGGAAGCTAAAGAACGATTCGGGTTTCTGCTGGAGGCGCTCAGCTATGGCGCGCCGCCCCACGGCGGTATCGCCTTTGGCTATGACCGGTTGGTGATGATACTTGCCGGCGCAACTCAGATCCGTGATGTCATCGCATTTCCCAAGACCACCAGCGCTCTCAATCTGATGGACGGATCACCCAGTGAAGTGCCGCAGGAACAGTTGAAAGAGCTGGGGATCAAGATCAGGAAGAAGAAAGCCGACCTCTAA